A window from Desulfovermiculus halophilus DSM 18834 encodes these proteins:
- the gcvPA gene encoding aminomethyl-transferring glycine dehydrogenase subunit GcvPA has translation MRYLPHTDSEVQDMLSAVGAGSLEDLFSPISKDCRRTSALNLPDPMTEWELDSHMQALAENMGPSQKALSFLGAGSYDHHIPASLKHLVSRSEFYTAYTPYQPEVSQGTLQAIFEYQTLASRLLGLEVSNASMYDGASALAEALLMSLRIAKKKSAVALSTAIHPHYRQVVRTYLQPMGFEIVEIPWGPDGRTDLSGLDREDLAAVAVQSPNIFGCVEDLAGASQKVHDLQALFITAFTEPLAYGLLPSPGSQGADIACGEGQSLGIAQSFGGPGLGMFCTLKKYMRNLPGRVVGQTQDDQGNRGFVLTLATREQHIRREKATSNICSNQGLCATMAAMYLASVGGSGLRELARLNRDKAEYAKQALASAGCSLPFAAPTFNEFVVRLPRDAEEVFARCAEQGVVPGLPLGRFYPGLEDHLLICATETKSKQDLDTLVKEVAS, from the coding sequence ATGCGTTACCTGCCCCACACCGACAGCGAAGTGCAGGACATGCTCTCGGCGGTCGGTGCAGGCAGTCTCGAGGATCTCTTTTCCCCGATCAGCAAGGACTGCCGGCGCACATCCGCCTTGAACCTGCCCGATCCCATGACCGAGTGGGAGCTGGACAGCCATATGCAGGCCCTGGCCGAAAACATGGGGCCCAGCCAGAAGGCTCTGTCTTTTCTGGGGGCCGGAAGCTACGACCACCATATCCCGGCCAGCCTGAAGCACCTGGTCTCCCGCTCCGAGTTCTATACCGCGTACACTCCCTACCAGCCGGAGGTCAGTCAAGGCACGCTGCAGGCCATATTCGAGTACCAGACCCTGGCCAGCCGCCTCCTGGGCCTGGAAGTCTCCAACGCCTCCATGTATGACGGGGCCTCTGCCCTGGCCGAGGCCCTGCTCATGAGCCTGCGCATTGCCAAGAAGAAATCCGCCGTGGCCCTGTCCACAGCCATCCATCCCCATTACCGGCAGGTGGTCAGGACCTACCTTCAGCCCATGGGCTTCGAGATTGTGGAGATTCCCTGGGGCCCGGACGGGCGCACCGATCTGTCCGGCCTGGATCGAGAAGACCTGGCCGCGGTGGCTGTCCAGTCCCCCAACATCTTCGGCTGCGTTGAAGATCTGGCCGGCGCCTCTCAAAAAGTTCACGATTTGCAGGCCCTGTTCATCACCGCCTTTACCGAGCCCCTGGCCTACGGCCTTCTCCCCTCGCCCGGGAGTCAGGGCGCGGACATCGCCTGCGGAGAAGGGCAGAGCCTGGGAATCGCTCAATCCTTCGGCGGTCCGGGGCTGGGCATGTTCTGCACCTTGAAGAAGTACATGCGCAATCTGCCCGGGCGTGTGGTGGGCCAGACCCAGGACGACCAGGGCAACAGGGGATTCGTCTTGACCCTGGCCACCAGGGAACAGCACATCCGCCGGGAAAAGGCCACCTCCAACATCTGCTCCAACCAGGGCCTGTGCGCGACCATGGCCGCCATGTATCTGGCTTCTGTCGGCGGCAGCGGACTGCGGGAGCTGGCCCGATTGAACCGGGACAAGGCTGAATACGCCAAACAGGCCCTGGCATCCGCCGGCTGCTCCCTGCCTTTTGCCGCTCCCACCTTCAATGAGTTCGTGGTCCGGCTGCCCCGGGATGCGGAAGAGGTCTTCGCCAGGTGCGCGGAGCAGGGCGTTGTCCCCGGTCTGCCCCTTGGCCGATTTTACCCCGGGCTTGAAGATCATCTCCTCATCTGCGCCACCGAGACCAAAAGCAAACAGGACCTGGACACCCTGGTCAAGGAGGTCGCGTCATGA